The following proteins come from a genomic window of Pseudomonas sp. Z8(2022):
- the xerD gene encoding site-specific tyrosine recombinase XerD gives MSALSHPLIERFLEALWLEKGLSAHTQAAYRSDLEHFNAWLDARGLALQHIGRDAILDHLAWRLEQGYQARSTARFLSGLRGFYRFLLRETLIGEDPTLQVELPQIGRPLPKSLSEADVEALLQAPDLDDPIGLRDRAMLEVLYACGLRVSELVGLTLEQVNLRQGVLRVFGKGSKERLVPLGEEAIAWIERYMREARPLLLGGKPSDVLFPSLRGEQMTRQTFWHRIKHQAQVAGISKTLSPHTLRHAFATHLLNHGADLRVVQMLLGHSDLSTTQIYTHIARARLQELHARHHPRG, from the coding sequence ATGTCTGCTCTGTCTCATCCCCTTATCGAGCGTTTTCTTGAGGCGCTGTGGCTGGAAAAGGGGTTGTCCGCCCACACGCAGGCTGCCTATCGCAGTGATCTGGAGCACTTCAATGCCTGGCTCGACGCGCGCGGTCTGGCTCTGCAGCACATCGGTCGTGATGCCATTCTCGATCATCTAGCCTGGCGTCTCGAGCAGGGGTATCAGGCGCGCTCCACGGCGCGCTTTCTCTCCGGCCTGCGCGGTTTCTACCGTTTCCTGCTGCGGGAAACGCTGATTGGTGAAGACCCGACGCTGCAGGTCGAGCTGCCGCAGATCGGTCGCCCTTTGCCCAAGTCGTTATCCGAGGCGGATGTCGAGGCGCTGCTGCAGGCGCCGGATCTGGATGACCCGATTGGCCTGCGTGATCGCGCCATGCTCGAGGTGCTCTACGCCTGCGGCTTGCGCGTCAGCGAGCTGGTCGGTCTGACGCTGGAGCAGGTCAATCTGCGCCAGGGAGTGTTGCGGGTGTTCGGCAAGGGCAGCAAGGAGCGCCTGGTGCCTTTGGGTGAGGAGGCTATCGCCTGGATCGAGCGCTACATGCGTGAGGCCCGCCCGTTGTTGCTGGGCGGCAAACCCAGCGACGTGCTGTTTCCCAGCCTGCGCGGTGAGCAGATGACCCGGCAGACCTTCTGGCACCGCATCAAGCACCAGGCGCAGGTTGCCGGTATCAGCAAGACGCTGTCACCACATACGTTGCGCCATGCCTTTGCCACTCATCTGCTCAATCACGGCGCCGACCTGCGTGTGGTGCAGATGCTGCTGGGGCACAGCGATTTGTCCACAACGCAGATCTACACCCATATCGCACGCGCCCGGCTGCAGGAGTTGCATGCCAGGCACCACCCGCGAGGCTGA